CACTTCTGCAGCGGCATGGAGCGATGAGGTTGGCAATATCCAGTCAAAGAATTATCATTTGGTGTACACCTGTAAGGTgagaatttatattatttttattgttgttattgctGCAATGGAAAACCTACTGATGCCTGTAAAACACCGATCACTGTGTAACTGTTTAGCTGAAAGTCAACCCTCACCCACATGatttaattaaactaaaattgttttaatatctATGCTGCATGGTGTTCATTAGGTTATTCTTAAATTGTCCTTTTTCTAGTCAGAAGGTAGGGGATGTGTTGCGTGCTGATGCCACTAGGGGGCTTTCCAAGTTCAGTTGCTGTTGAGTTTAACAGTGGCAAGCATTTCGACAATCTTCAATCAAAACAGCTTGTTTTGTGTCTCatcatttttctggtatcacaATATAGTGTTGAAGTAGTGAAATCTAGAAAAGCTGACAGAATAAAAGACTAAAGTGCTGCTGCATCACAGTTATACATTTAGATTATTGGCATTTGGCAGGTGCACATATTCAGAGCAAATTAGATTAAGCAATAAATGTATTCTGATTCATTAGGACACAGTCTTGTAGAAGTGGTCATTTATGTTCTGTGGAAGGAGGTTGGTCTTTAGACGTCGATTGACATTGTTCTGATATCAAGTGAAAAATCCATTCCACTACCTAGGTGATGAAACAGAGATCGGTCTTAAAGCATGTCTTGATTTTACCCTGGGAGGTGGTGGTATCAATCGGGCAGTTGTAGAGGATAGAAGAGAGTGTGCTGAAGTGCAGGATGAGACATGGCAAAGGGGTGATGTGGGAGAATTTAGGAAGGGTGAAAtgcattctggatcagttgCAGTGGTCGAATGACCCTCAGAGACGAACCTTTTAGGTGGTGATAAAGCAAGGAGTGAATTGGACTTGTGCCTTGTGGGTAAAATTAGGAAGCTGctaggtaaaataaaaataaacatttatgttaaaaaaaaaaaaatatatatatatatatatatatatatatatatatatatatatattagtttttcATGGTGGATTTTTCCTTTAACAAGTAAAAAAGTGGTAGAAATGTTCAAAGTATTCTGTGTATATTATCATCACTTCATGATTTtaccatatttatttgtatgcatatttatttactaaacaaAGCCACATAAAACGTCTACTTCGATTTAACTCGCTTTATTGTTCCGACATTTCCTCCATTTCTTGTTCTCCTGAGTAAATTGGAGATCAGTCCTTACATGTAAAATACAATGTTCCCTGGTTGTAGGTCTGTTCCACACGTTCAATGAAAAAGATCTCCAAGATGGCGTATCACAACGGCGTGGTTATAGTAACCTGTCCAGGCTGCCAGAACCACCACATCATCGCCGATAACCTCGGATGGTTTTCTGATCTGGAAGGAAAAAGGTGCGTGTCTGACAGAGCGGTATTTCTCTTATACATTGAGAAATTATATATGTCTTATTCGAGCATCACTATTAAATCACCatcttaagtttttttttttttaatctgactTTTGCTGTCCGAAAATTcagtttttgttttctaatgtGTCTTTGAGAGGAAATGCTCACAGGAAGTGGTCATGGATTCTTCTTTGGTGTGATAAAGTCATAACTGCTTCCTTCCTGTTCAAACTTGTAGTAAAAAGCATGGTAACCTGACAAGCAGAAGGAGTATTTTGTAAGTGTCTTttaattgagtaaaaaaaaaaagctcccaGAAGTGTTTGtactacatttaaaatgctCCAGTACACTCTGTTACCATGAATATTGAGAAATCTTTGCTTTTGTTAATTACTATACTTGCGATGCCTCTATGCACTtgaggtgtacacacacacacaatgtcttcTGACTTTGTGATTATTAATATGAGCAAAAATATGTAgttgtaaatattaaaagtatTGCACAAGAGCAGAAACGGATGCAAGTGCTGGGTTAAGAAAATTGTATGGAATAAAGGCAGGAAAGCATGGAAATGTAAAACAAGGCTATGGTGGGTGATCAGCAAGATCGAGGAACTTGATCGGGAACCATAAAACATAGAACGTAAATGGTTCAGCAATCACAGCCAactgaacatttacatttatgggaCTTGCATCAGAGCAGGTGagagttaaaggccttgctcaagggcccaacagtggtagcttggtggcaCTGAGATCGGAACTCGTGACCTTCCGATCCGAACCTTAGTCTTCAACCAAAAGCGTTCTTCAAGGTGGTATCAataaagtttcgagactaacgCCGTTAACTGCCGCTGTTGTGACCATGCGCTTTACCACATCagcaatttcatcatggacgttagaacaaagagcaaacgtgaagtTCTGTGGGAAACCGGACGAATCTGCTAcgacgcttcgaaaagaagacttccataacgcattccagaagtggcaggaactcCATGAGCACTGAAATGCAGAGCAAGGGGACTCTTTTTGTAGgttatagtgtgtaaatgaTAGATAAATAACGCACAAAACTTAAAAATATACAGATATTAATCAAACACAGAAATAGTGAACAGCTGGGAATGAGAAACATACATAAAACACGGAACGGCTACATAAAACACGGAAGCAAGAAAGTGTTTGGCGGTGCGGGTGGGCATTCGCTTCACGCTCCTGCGAACGAAGCAAAGGGGGGGAATCTCTTATACGCACCATATTATTGGTTTCTGCCTTGTTTGCCACAATACTGTGTACAGTACAGCTTTTGATGTCGCCTGCAAATGCCAAAAGTAAGCAATACATACtttttaattagaaataaatgatgaggttaagaaagtttatatttagtaaattatcgtattttccggactataagccgctacttttttccccacgctttgaaccccgcgggtTAAACAAcaaagtggctaatttatggatttttcctgcgtttttcccggtttcacaagattcaagacaaaaaactgagccccataacattagaccaataaaattgcagaacgggttcaggtgaaccaatgaaactctttatattaaatcagatgcgctcccactgaatcaggctgcaccacatcataaatatggatgatgttcctctgacatttgacctgccgctcactcagactgtctacaggaaaagggaatcattcgtcacactgaaaacaaccgggcatgaaaaaaacacacttcacttgtgttctgagctgcacggcatcgggagaaaagcttcaccgatggtgatttttaaacgcacgacgatgccaaaagataaactcctgagagaaattgttgtgaaaggaaggatgaagacagtgaacaattactttcttggtaggctactgtttagatacaagccatgtaacagacactgtctttcgttaaagcctgtgtaaagtttattagtttcaatgtagacacctggggcttataaacaggtgcggcttatttatgttcaaaataaaaatctttgtcaaattcagcgggtgcggcttatatttgggtgcgctttatagcccagaaattacggtagtatatttttttctctgacgCTTTTAATAAATTCTGATATTTCTTTTTAACAGTTCTGTGTTTTTGCCCGATCTTTATTTGTAGAAACATCGAGGAGATTCTTGCAGCCAAAGGGGAGACTGTGAAGCGAATCGCAGACGACGCTGCCATAGAGATTATCGTCGAGGAGACAATTAAAGAAGCGATGCAGAGGAGTGAAGACGAGGAGAATGCTCCTGTAAAAAACTCTGAAAATTCATGACACTTTTGGCAATTCGATGCTGCAGTAATGGTCGTTTCTCATTGGGCAGTGGGGTACAGTGTTGGTCAATCAGCTGTTTCAAATTGAAGCTCTTATTTGCGGGGGGTTGTTTCGCAGACATTCCACAATGTTAAAGTATGTGGTGTCGTCCATTAAGATAAAGTTTTTGTATTGAAAACTGTTCTTGTATAAGAgcaataaaacatatttttcatgTTATTGAAAAATACTTAGTTCTATAGAGGGGAACAAGTGCTGCATCAAACCTGTTGACTTTTTTGCTACATCAGCATGTAGTTTCGCTTCTTATTCTTTCCATATAAAAGTTTTAGTTGCCTAGAGAATTACATAGAGTGCGGATCATATTATCTTACCCCTATCCAATATTCACTGTAATGCACTGCTACTGTGTggaaaaacaacacaatttCTGTCTGATGACTGATTTGTTTCCAAAAAATTCTTGTAATAAAACCTGAAAACTTCACAGTTCACTCTTGAATGTTAGATATATTTTTCTGTCATTAGTCATGTGACAGTTGATTTATAAGCTAATTTGAAGTATTACTGATTATTTCTGTCAGCATTTCATCTGcatactatatacactatattgagtaaagtattgggtcacctggttataagtacggtatgtgatttttgagcattgcatttcacatttagtcccaatttgctcttatgattccctccactcttctgggaagatgttccactacatttttggagtgtgcttatggatatttgtgttcatcagccacatgGGTATTACgtaaggcaggtactgatgtaggtgaggagacctggggtgcagtcagcgttcacattcatcccaaaggtgtttagtagggatgagattagagctctatagcaggccaatcaagatcttcctctccaaaacatgtaaaccatatcttcaaggagctcactttgtgcacaggggcgttgccatgctggaacaagtttgggtttccaagttcaagtgaatgcaaaattgtattatagcgcaTTTAAAGATGTCATAAAATTGAGtgcttccagctttgtggtaacagtttggagaagaaccaaatatagcaggaaaggtcaggtgacacaatacttttgtcaatatagtatatgtgtatatagtaaggctgtcaatcgattaaaatatttatttgcgaTTACGGTAATCGCACATTTCTATGTGTTCTAAATGtttcttaattttatatttttaaagtttttaaaactaatcaacatgggcatggacaaatggatgctttatgcaaatgtatgtttaatagtgaaGTCATACTCATACagagagcatgaagacaaaatattcttgttaatgtttaaaagtaattatagtcatcaggacaccaaacttttGCTATGTCTCCACACaaacggttttaattgccggatgtgtgcatcatggcagattttggtacTTAATCTGAGACAAAACAAATGTTcagatatttaaattaaaaatattattcgGTTAagtttgttttggggttttttataTCTGAGGAAATAAAggcattgtaaataaatgtgtgttttgtcaaAGGTTTTCATTTCGcttctatatttatttgtgtatttgtaataaaaatggtcaaacagaaatgcactcTGCATTAATCACACATGAATAAAAATTTGTGCCATTAAAAGGAATTTATGTTAGTgttttatacaaacacacacacacacacacacacacagcacttcacttttccacatttaatgtcacagccttattccaaaatcgattttattcattattttcctcaatattctACAAACTTCTTCtatcggcttctcccattaggggtcgccacagtggattatccgtctccatacgcctctgtcctctacatctgcctcttttaacccaactccctgcatgtcttccctcaccacattcatacacacagcCTTCGCTCAacactttgttgaagcacctttggcaccaattacagcctcaagtctttttgagtatgatgctacaagcttctGTCAAGatacagtgtgatcagtgtaGAGTGTGATTAGgatacagtgtgatcagggtgaagtgtgatcagggtgcagtgtgatcagtgtatagtgtaatgaTTAGGgtgcagtgtgatcagtgtatagtgtaatgatcagggtgcagtgtgatcagtgtatagtgtgatgatcagggtgcagtgtgatcagggtgcagtgtgatcagtgtatagtgtaatgatcagggtgcagtgtgatcagtgtatagtgtaatgaTTAGGgtgcagtgtga
This Silurus meridionalis isolate SWU-2019-XX chromosome 15, ASM1480568v1, whole genome shotgun sequence DNA region includes the following protein-coding sequences:
- the dnlz gene encoding DNL-type zinc finger protein, with translation MSLATRCRFCLGLFRSKVNTRVSGGLQLNTRVFGGKWPVPPPVLQNQINSDSVGFRRTFHTSAAAWSDEVGNIQSKNYHLVYTCKVCSTRSMKKISKMAYHNGVVIVTCPGCQNHHIIADNLGWFSDLEGKRNIEEILAAKGETVKRIADDAAIEIIVEETIKEAMQRSEDEENAPVKNSENS